One Candidatus Rokuibacteriota bacterium genomic window, ACACCGCGCTCGGCGAGGGCCGAACCCAGGGCCCGGAGGCTCCGGCCGGACGCCAACACCCGGATCTCCGTAAGTGCTGCTTGCTCCTGGGGCTCCGGCTCGACGTGGAGCCCATCCGACGCCAAGCGGCAGCCGTAGGGCACATGCCGGCTCACGCGCCGCCCCTGGCCCTTGAGCCGGTCTAGCACGTCGCGGGTCTTCTCGGAGATCAGCCGTCGGTAGTGCTCGGCCATGAGACCCTCGACGCCAGTCACCAGGAAGCCTGCTGATGTGTCCACCTCGATCCGCCCTCGCCCGACGACGTGGAGTTCGACGCCGCGCCGGGACCACGCCCGGAGCGCGTCGAGCATCCCGGCCAAGTCCCGAGCGAAGCGGTCGAGGTGGCCGACGACCACGCACCGGGCGCCGGTGGCGCGGACGCGCTCCGCGAGCCGTTCGAGGCGCTCACGTCGGCCACCGCGCACGCCGTCGTCCGACAAGATCTCCGCGAGGCTCCAGCCCTGAGCGCGGCAATAGTCCTCGACCTGGGCGCGCTGAAGGGCTGGTACGCGATCAAGGGGATTTTCCCGCGCCTGACCGCGGCCGTTGGCCAACACCGCGCGGTCGGCGTGACGCCGGAGACGCTGCTCCGCTACGAGCTGGTCCTACGCGAGGCTGGGCTCGCG contains:
- a CDS encoding recombinase family protein, translating into MLANGRGQARENPLDRVPALQRAQVEDYCRAQGWSLAEILSDDGVRGGRRERLERLAERVRATGARCVVVGHLDRFARDLAGMLDALRAWSRRGVELHVVGRGRIEVDTSAGFLVTGVEGLMAEHYRRLISEKTRDVLDRLKGQGRRVSRHVPYGCRLASDGLHVEPEPQEQAALTEIRVLASGRSLRALGSALAERGVLARNGRPFAAQTLSRLVIA